From Salvelinus fontinalis isolate EN_2023a chromosome 37, ASM2944872v1, whole genome shotgun sequence, the proteins below share one genomic window:
- the LOC129836460 gene encoding reticulon-4-like isoform X8, whose protein sequence is MDAKRVVDLLYWRDVKTSGVVFGASLSLLLSLTLCSIVSVSSYIGLALLSVTICFRIYKGILQAIQKSDEGHPFKLYLDQDVALSEETVHKYSDCVLARFNTTVTELRRLFLVEDLVDSLKFAVLMWILTYVGALFNGLTLFILGLVGMFSCPIVYEKYKVQIDHYVGMANKQVKDIIAMVQAKVPGLKRVKAE, encoded by the exons ATGGATGCCAAACGGG TGGTAGATCTCCTGTACTGGCGCGATGTCAAGACCTCGGGCGTGGTGTTTGGCGCTAGCCTCTCCCTGCTGCTCTCCCTGACACTGTGCAGCATCGTCAGTGTCTCCTCCTACATCggtctggctctcctctctgtcaccaTCTGCTTCAGGATATACAAGGGGATCCTGCAGGCAATCCAGAAGTCTGACGAAGGGCACCCATTCAA GCTGTACCTGGATCAGGATGTGGCTCTGTCAGAGGAAACTGTCCATAAGTACAGCGACTGCGTTCTGGCACGGTTCAACACAACAGTCACTGAGCTGCGTCGCCTCTTCCTGGTTGAAGACCTGGTGGATTCCCTAAAG TTTGCTGTGCTGATGTGGATTCTCACCTATGTTGGTGCCTTGTTCAACGGACTCACTCTCTTTATTCTGG gtCTGGTTGGAATGTTTAGCTGCCCTATTGTCTATGAGAAGTACAAG GTACAGATTGACCATTACGTCGGTATGGCCAACAAGCAGGTTAAAGACATTATTGCAAT GGTGCAGGCCAAAGTCCCAGGACTGAAGCGTGTGAAGGCAGAGTAA
- the LOC129836460 gene encoding reticulon-4-like isoform X7, whose translation MENGKTENGDSQPPPQWKDKVVDLLYWRDVKTSGVVFGASLSLLLSLTLCSIVSVSSYIGLALLSVTICFRIYKGILQAIQKSDEGHPFKLYLDQDVALSEETVHKYSDCVLARFNTTVTELRRLFLVEDLVDSLKFAVLMWILTYVGALFNGLTLFILGLVGMFSCPIVYEKYKVQIDHYVGMANKQVKDIIAMVQAKVPGLKRVKAE comes from the exons ATGGAAAACGGAAAAACTGAAAACGGAGACTCCCAGCCTCCGCCACAGTGGAAAGACAAGG TGGTAGATCTCCTGTACTGGCGCGATGTCAAGACCTCGGGCGTGGTGTTTGGCGCTAGCCTCTCCCTGCTGCTCTCCCTGACACTGTGCAGCATCGTCAGTGTCTCCTCCTACATCggtctggctctcctctctgtcaccaTCTGCTTCAGGATATACAAGGGGATCCTGCAGGCAATCCAGAAGTCTGACGAAGGGCACCCATTCAA GCTGTACCTGGATCAGGATGTGGCTCTGTCAGAGGAAACTGTCCATAAGTACAGCGACTGCGTTCTGGCACGGTTCAACACAACAGTCACTGAGCTGCGTCGCCTCTTCCTGGTTGAAGACCTGGTGGATTCCCTAAAG TTTGCTGTGCTGATGTGGATTCTCACCTATGTTGGTGCCTTGTTCAACGGACTCACTCTCTTTATTCTGG gtCTGGTTGGAATGTTTAGCTGCCCTATTGTCTATGAGAAGTACAAG GTACAGATTGACCATTACGTCGGTATGGCCAACAAGCAGGTTAAAGACATTATTGCAAT GGTGCAGGCCAAAGTCCCAGGACTGAAGCGTGTGAAGGCAGAGTAA